A part of Rhodamnia argentea isolate NSW1041297 chromosome 8, ASM2092103v1, whole genome shotgun sequence genomic DNA contains:
- the LOC115738038 gene encoding nuclear pore complex protein NUP35 — MSNTVQRTPRSGGRSLFFQDLATPVSSRRGKFSSPGQAAAVSALWRENFGASDLPPPPIYTLEDRSDFSPESGIPDYPMSPEIKSDPRTPAQSSGRDFSTLKNKSEASTSYALKSGQQNQQGSGNLNWWSPAKSPSEPEDKGKGSPVEGVVQHSALITLPPPREVARPEMQRNCLPAGNLDEEEWVTVYGFSPGDTNLVLREFEKCGVVLKHIPGPRDANWMHILYQNRADAQKALNKNGMQINGILIVGVKPIDPMQRQALNERLNNQGFMPLPPPTRSTDLVPRRSSPHPYYLQNGTSSKNQSGGAIASPAKSVVSKIMDLMFGV, encoded by the exons ATGAGCAATACGGTGCAGAGAACTCCTAGGTCAGGTGGACGGTCATTATTTTTCCAAGATTTGGCGACTCCTGTTTCTTCCAGGAGGGGAAAGTTTTCGAGCCCTGGCCAGGCTGCTGCAGTGTCCGCTCTTTGGCGAGAAAATTTCGGGGCTTCAGATCTTCCGCCACCTCCCATTTACACCTTGGAAGATCGCTCTGATTTCTCGCCAGAATCTGGCATTCCTGACTATCCAATGTCCCCAGAGATCAAGTCGGACCCAAGAACCCCAGCTCAGAGCTCTGGCCGGGATTTCTCCACTCTTAAAAATAAATCTGAGGCAAGCACTTCGTATGCTCTTAAGAGTGGGCAGCAAAACCAACAGGGTTCAGGGAATTTGAATTGGTGGTCGCCTGCAAAGAGTCCTAGTGAGCCGGAGGATAAGGGAAAAGGTTCACCAGTTGAGGGTGTTGTTCAGCATAGTGCACTTATCACTCTTCCACCTCCAAGGGAAGTTGCTAGGCCAGAGATGCAGAGAAATTGCTTGCCTGCGGGTAACCTCGACGAGGAAGAATGGGTTACTGTCTATGG ATTTTCTCCAGgtgataccaatttagttctaagagAGTTTGAAAAATGCGGTGTAGTATTGAAACATATTCCTGGGCCAAGAGATGCAAACTGGATGCATATTCTTTATCAG AACCGTGCTGATGCTCAGAAGGCACTCAACAAGAATGGGATGCAAATAAACGGTATACTTATTGTTGGTGTGAAGCCCATCGATCCTATGCAACGGCAAGCTCTGAATGAGCGACTCAACAATCAAGGCTTCATGCCTTTGCCTCCACCAACCAGGAGTACAGATTTGGTTCCTCGTAGATCATCTCCTCATCCATACTATCTCCAAAATGGCACTTCTAGCAAGAATCAGTCAGGAGGTGCCATTGCTTCTCCTGCCAAGTCTGTGGTTTCCAAAATTATGGATTTGATGTTTGGGGTTTAG
- the LOC115738049 gene encoding uncharacterized protein LOC115738049, with translation MASTCCPIEMEPRTLRQGQLIHAREVAEDVIQKMEPNKATSIFTEGLKLTNPTKDAGRSAEHGEEVGGEPIESQKQRAECIEKPCQCSCASGLGESPDQPELKEPVSAPF, from the exons ATGGCTAGCACTTGTTGCCCCATTGAGATGGAGCCCCGCACCCTGCGTCAAGGCCAGCTCATCCATGCCCGg GAAGTTGCCGAAGACGTAATTCAAAAGATGGAACCAAATAAAGCCACATCCATATTCACCGAG GGACTGAAGCTGACCAACCCCACAAAGGACGCTGGGCGTTCGGCCGAGCACGGAGAGGAAGTCGGCGGCGAGCCGATCGAGTCACAAAAGCAACGGGCGGAATGCATCGAGAAACCTTGCCAGTGCTCGTGCGCGTCGGGGTTGGGCGAATCTCCGGACCAACCCGAGCTCAAAGAGCCTGTTTCAGCACCATTCTGA